From a region of the Rhinolophus sinicus isolate RSC01 linkage group LG04, ASM3656204v1, whole genome shotgun sequence genome:
- the SPACA9 gene encoding sperm acrosome-associated protein 9 isoform X1 → MNEVKESLRNLEQKYKLFQQQQFTFIAALEHCRETAHDKIRPITSIEQVQSYADHHCNNATDRRILLMFLDTCAELNKLCQCFEALHSGTPVTNNLLEKCKTLVSQSNDLSSLRAKYPHDVVNHLSCDEARNHYGGVVSLIPLILDLMKEWVAHSEKLPRKVLHVSEPEARREATAGTAGPSQTADTRPRSRKHQCRQLRKDKLQPGGRDRGCPKPPWRPPGGKL, encoded by the exons ATGAACGAGGTGAAAGAGTCTCTTCGAAACCTCGAACAGAAGTACAAGCTCTTCCAGCAGCAACAGTTCACTTTCATCGCGGCACTGGAGCATTGCAGGGAGACCGCCCACGACAAGATCCGGCCAATCACCAGCATTGAACAG GTACAGAGCTACGCGGATCACCACTGCAACAACGCCACAGACCGGCGCATCCTGCTCATGTTTCTGGACACGTGCGCCGAGCTGAACAAGCTCTGCCAGTGCTTCGAGGCCCTGCACTCGGGCACGCCGGTCACTAATAACCTCCTCGAGAAATGCAAAACGCTCGTGAGCCAGAGCAACGACCTGAGCAGCCTGCGAGCCAA ATACCCTCACGACGTGGTGAACCACCTCAGCTGTGACGAGGCCAGGAACCACTACGGAGGCGTGGTCAGCCTCATCCCCCTCATCCTGGACTTAATGAAAGAATGGGTGGCCCACTCGGAGAAGCTGCCCCGTAAAGTGCTGCACGTGAGTGAGCCCGAGGCACGCCGGGAAGCCACCGCGGGAACCGCTGGCCCCTCCCAGACCGCAGACACCCGGCCTAGGTCACGAAAACACCAGTGTAGGCAGCTTAGAAAAGACAAGCTCCAACCTGGGGGGAGAGACAGAGGCTGTCCAAAACCTCCCTGGAGACCACCTGGTGGGAAACTGTAA
- the SPACA9 gene encoding sperm acrosome-associated protein 9 isoform X2, whose product MNEVKESLRNLEQKYKLFQQQQFTFIAALEHCRETAHDKIRPITSIEQVQSYADHHCNNATDRRILLMFLDTCAELNKLCQCFEALHSGTPVTNNLLEKCKTLVSQSNDLSSLRAKYPHDVVNHLSCDEARNHYGGVVSLIPLILDLMKEWVAHSEKLPRKVLHGAP is encoded by the exons ATGAACGAGGTGAAAGAGTCTCTTCGAAACCTCGAACAGAAGTACAAGCTCTTCCAGCAGCAACAGTTCACTTTCATCGCGGCACTGGAGCATTGCAGGGAGACCGCCCACGACAAGATCCGGCCAATCACCAGCATTGAACAG GTACAGAGCTACGCGGATCACCACTGCAACAACGCCACAGACCGGCGCATCCTGCTCATGTTTCTGGACACGTGCGCCGAGCTGAACAAGCTCTGCCAGTGCTTCGAGGCCCTGCACTCGGGCACGCCGGTCACTAATAACCTCCTCGAGAAATGCAAAACGCTCGTGAGCCAGAGCAACGACCTGAGCAGCCTGCGAGCCAA ATACCCTCACGACGTGGTGAACCACCTCAGCTGTGACGAGGCCAGGAACCACTACGGAGGCGTGGTCAGCCTCATCCCCCTCATCCTGGACTTAATGAAAGAATGGGTGGCCCACTCGGAGAAGCTGCCCCGTAAAGTGCTGCAC GGGGCGCCTTAG